The following are encoded together in the Candidatus Eremiobacteraceae bacterium genome:
- a CDS encoding CARDB domain-containing protein: protein MLGRHGLLVIGAVLAIGSAALPTAGSANTPPPVYQLTFKKIDLTIGGVKYSPLLPCKNGVPGLRFLVTVDNIGRLDLSAVPFNQALTVKGPSHSVMADLPFIAAGGSGKVLVNYYPQTPESAHYPNSTFTFIVNKNRVISESNYDNNTYTTKVALTEPPCGPSASAMPPPATPAAAPSGH, encoded by the coding sequence ATGCTCGGTCGCCACGGCCTTCTCGTCATCGGCGCGGTCCTCGCCATCGGCTCGGCGGCGCTGCCCACTGCCGGCTCGGCGAACACACCGCCGCCAGTCTATCAGCTCACCTTCAAGAAGATTGACCTCACGATCGGCGGCGTCAAGTATTCCCCGCTCTTGCCATGCAAGAACGGCGTGCCGGGTCTGCGCTTCCTCGTCACCGTCGACAATATCGGAAGGCTCGACCTCTCGGCGGTGCCGTTCAACCAAGCGCTTACGGTGAAGGGGCCAAGCCACAGCGTGATGGCCGACCTGCCCTTTATCGCGGCGGGCGGCTCGGGCAAGGTCCTGGTCAATTATTACCCGCAGACGCCGGAGAGCGCGCACTATCCCAATTCGACCTTCACGTTCATCGTCAACAAGAATCGCGTGATCAGCGAGTCGAACTACGACAACAACACGTATACGACCAAGGTCGCGCTGACGGAGCCGCCGTGCGGGCCGTCCGCGTCGGCGATGCCGCCGCCGGCGACACCGGCCGCCGCTCCATCGGGCCACTGA
- a CDS encoding cupredoxin family copper-binding protein, which yields MLAPLPRWLGVFALFAALAVAAISGSASADPASPGPSASPPVLVTIVNYAFKPASITVLAGTTVEWRNDDSVSHTATSSNGAFDSQNLDHGGVYKFTFNKPGTYQYICSYHPQMVGTVVVTGPK from the coding sequence ATGCTTGCTCCCTTACCGCGTTGGCTCGGTGTGTTCGCACTCTTCGCAGCTCTCGCCGTCGCCGCCATCAGCGGCAGTGCCTCCGCGGATCCGGCCAGTCCGGGCCCGAGCGCGTCGCCGCCGGTGCTCGTGACGATCGTAAATTATGCGTTCAAGCCCGCCAGCATCACCGTCCTCGCCGGTACGACGGTGGAATGGCGCAACGACGATAGCGTCTCGCACACCGCGACCTCGTCCAACGGCGCGTTCGACTCGCAAAACCTCGACCATGGCGGCGTCTACAAGTTCACGTTCAACAAACCCGGTACGTACCAATACATCTGCTCCTACCACCCGCAGATGGTCGGCACCGTCGTCGTCACGGGTCCGAAGTGA
- a CDS encoding MFS transporter encodes MKQPAQTWLTTSVLAIGVASLFSDACYELIIPLLPAFLATLGGGAAALGLVEGLADALAAAFKLWGGQLADHTTHRRAWTAAGYTGVGIFMPAIALATTVPAVVALRSAAWICRGFRSPIRDTLLVDDTDPAYINRAFGFQRALDTVGAVIGPAAAIAFISAQMPVRHAILFGLIPGLLAGVMYIFVVERPRTTPPREPLHLVLANLPADFKRYLLGAGVFGLGNFSATLLVLVAMRAFAPYVSPHLAIAYATALYLGHNVIYASLAYPASVLSEKVGSGRLLLVGFALFMIVGVLLAFGSMSIPAVVLSVVLAATAIAIVDPMEGTFATRLLPAPIRGTGFGTLAAINGIGDFVSSAGVGLLWQMSGASVAFGSAAAVCALGLIVLAPLAWQHGPVQTNST; translated from the coding sequence ATGAAGCAGCCCGCGCAAACGTGGCTGACCACGAGCGTCTTGGCCATCGGCGTCGCGAGTCTTTTTTCCGACGCGTGTTACGAGCTGATCATCCCGCTGCTGCCTGCGTTCCTCGCGACGCTGGGCGGTGGTGCGGCAGCGCTAGGCTTGGTCGAGGGGCTAGCAGACGCGCTTGCCGCCGCGTTCAAGCTGTGGGGCGGGCAGCTCGCAGATCACACCACGCACCGGCGGGCGTGGACGGCAGCCGGATACACCGGCGTCGGCATATTCATGCCGGCGATCGCACTGGCCACCACGGTGCCTGCGGTCGTCGCGCTGCGCTCGGCCGCGTGGATCTGCCGCGGCTTTCGCAGCCCCATCCGCGACACGTTGCTCGTCGACGACACCGATCCGGCCTATATCAATCGCGCGTTCGGCTTCCAGCGCGCGCTCGACACCGTAGGAGCGGTCATCGGGCCCGCCGCCGCAATCGCATTCATCTCGGCGCAGATGCCGGTGCGCCACGCCATCCTGTTCGGCCTCATCCCCGGATTGCTCGCCGGTGTCATGTACATCTTCGTCGTGGAGCGGCCGCGCACGACGCCGCCGCGCGAACCCCTGCACCTTGTGCTGGCCAACCTGCCGGCAGATTTCAAACGCTACCTATTGGGCGCCGGCGTCTTCGGACTCGGGAATTTCTCCGCGACGCTGCTCGTGCTCGTGGCCATGCGCGCATTCGCGCCGTACGTGAGCCCGCACCTCGCGATCGCATACGCGACGGCGCTCTATCTCGGGCACAATGTGATCTATGCTTCGCTTGCGTATCCGGCAAGCGTGCTGAGCGAAAAAGTCGGCAGCGGACGGCTGCTGCTTGTCGGTTTTGCGCTGTTCATGATCGTCGGGGTGCTGCTCGCATTCGGTTCGATGTCGATTCCGGCGGTAGTCCTTTCGGTCGTGTTAGCCGCGACGGCGATTGCGATCGTCGACCCGATGGAGGGCACGTTCGCCACCCGGCTTTTGCCCGCGCCGATCCGCGGCACCGGGTTCGGCACTTTGGCCGCGATCAACGGCATCGGCGACTTTGTGTCGAGCGCGGGCGTGGGGCTGCTGTGGCAGATGTCCGGCGCATCGGTCGCATTCGGATCGGCCGCCGCCGTATGTGCGCTCGGGCTCATCGTGCTCGCGCCGCTTGCTTGGCAGCACGGCCCCGTGCAAACGAACTCGACATAG
- a CDS encoding dihydrofolate reductase family protein codes for MRLRHETFRMSKLIYMTNTSLDGYIEDETGAFDWVNPDPVFAFITELLRPIGTLLLGRRLYETMTFWDAPVEDYPPEQRDFARLWQKPEKIVFSRTLTAATTRNTRVERDFDLEAVRKLKRESEHDISIGGAELAGLALEADLVDECHLFLNPVIVGGGKPAFRAALRRNLELLETRRFGSGVIHLHYRMFTSDP; via the coding sequence ATGCGTCTTCGGCACGAAACTTTTCGTATGTCGAAGTTAATCTACATGACCAATACGTCACTCGACGGTTACATCGAGGACGAAACCGGTGCCTTCGATTGGGTCAATCCCGATCCAGTATTCGCGTTCATCACTGAGTTGTTGCGGCCGATTGGAACCCTTCTCTTGGGGCGGCGACTCTATGAGACGATGACCTTCTGGGACGCGCCGGTGGAGGACTATCCGCCCGAACAGCGCGACTTCGCACGGCTCTGGCAGAAGCCCGAGAAGATCGTCTTTTCACGAACGCTGACAGCCGCTACGACGCGCAACACGCGTGTCGAGCGGGATTTCGACCTCGAGGCCGTTCGGAAGCTCAAACGGGAATCGGAGCACGACATCAGCATTGGCGGCGCCGAGCTTGCAGGGCTTGCGCTCGAAGCCGATCTCGTCGACGAATGTCACCTGTTTCTCAACCCGGTGATCGTCGGCGGCGGAAAGCCGGCATTCCGAGCCGCCCTACGACGGAATCTCGAACTCCTTGAGACGCGCCGTTTCGGCAGCGGAGTTATCCACTTGCACTATCGCATGTTCACTTCGGACCCGTGA